The genome window GGCCGGCGCGATCGACTTCAAGCCGATCCTCACCAAGGTCAAGGCGGCGAATCCCGACATGATCTACATGGTTTCCTACGTCATGGACGCCTCCCTGCTGATGCGCCAGTCGAAGGAGCTCCGGATCAACCCGAAGATGTTCGTCGGCGGCGGGGCCGGGTTCACCCTCCCCGAGTTCGCCAAGAGCGCGGGCGACGCGGCGAATGGCGTATACTCCGCCACGCTCTGGATCGAGACACTGCCGTTCCCGGGGGCCAAGGCGTACTTCGACAAGTTCAAGAAGAAGTACGGCTCCGAGACGGAGTACCACGGCGCGGAGGCGTACGCGGCGATGTACGTCGTCGCGGACGCCCTGAAGCGGGCGAAGAGCATCACCCCCAAGGACGTTCGGGAGGCCCTGACGAAAACGGATATGAAAACCGCCTTCGGGCCGGTCAAGTTCATTTCGTACGGCAAGAAGACCCAGCAGAACAAGCTCGACACGTATCTGGTCCAATGGCAGAATGGGGAACTGGACGCGGTGTGGCCGAAGAACGCAGCCACGAAGAAGTACATCTACCCGACGCCGCCCTGGGACAAGCGCAAGTAGCGGTTCCCCGCGGGTTTTCCCGCGTGAGGCCGCCGGGCGGGTCGGTTCCTCCATCCGCCCGGCGGCTGTGATCAACGGTTCGATCGCATCGGCGTCCGCGGGCGCCCGTGCCCGGCCGGACAGGGCGGAGACGGAATGGACGTTTTCCTGCAGATCATCGTGGCGGGGCTCCTCAAGGGCGGGCTGTACGCCCTGATCGGGATCGGGATGACCCTCATCATGGGCGTCATGGGGATCATCAACCTGGCCCACGGACAGCTGATGATGCTGGCGATGTACGTGACATTCGTCCTCAACGCAATGGGGGTGGACCCGTACATCTCCCTGTTCGTCGCCATGCCCCTCCTGTTCCTGCTGGGAGTGGCGATCCAGAGGTTCCTGCTGAACCCCCTCATCAAGGCGGACACGATCCTCCCGGAGAACCAGGTGCTCATGACGGTGGGGATCGGGATGGCGCTGACCGAGATCGTCCGGTTCATCTTCTCGTCGGACTACAAGTACATCACCAGCACGTATTCCAACCAGACCTTCTTCCTCGGGAACATCTCCTTCAGCAGCGCCCTGACGATCGCGTTCGGGATCGCCGTCGCCTTCACGGCGGCGATGTTCTTCTTCCTGATCAAGACGGACCTGGGGCGGTCCATCCGCGCGACCGCCCAGGACAAGGACGCGGCGACCCTCATGGGGGTGAACACGGGGCGCATCACGGTGATCACGTTCGGGCTGGGGGCCGGGCTGGTCGCCGCCGCGGGGTGCCTGCTCGCGCCGGTGTACTACATCTTTCCGGACCTCGGGGGGCCGTTCACGGCCAAGGCGTTCATCATCACCATCCTGGGCGGACTCGGGTCGACGGTGGGGGCCATCTTCGGGGGGGTGACGCTGGGGCTGGCCGAGAGCATGGGGGCCACGTACTTCGGGATGGAGTACGAGGACATCATCGGGCTGACCATCTTCGTGCTCGTGCTCCTCTTCCTGCCGGGCGGCTTCAAGCGCCTGACGAAGATATAGGAAACGGGCGCCCCGTGAAGAAGAACCTCCCCCCCCTGGCCGTCGTCGCCCTGGTCGCCGGGCTTCCGCTGGTCATGAAGGACAACTACTACCTGCACCTGATGATCCTCTTCCTGATGTGGGTCGTCATCGGATCGGCCTGGAACCTCATCGCGGGGTACACCGGGCAGGTGTCGTTCGGGGACGCGGCCTTCTTCGGCTGCGGGGCGTACACCGCGGGGCTGCTGGCGCACCACCTCGGGGTCTCGACCTGGTGGGGGCTGGCCCTGGGGGGATTCACCGCCGTCGCGGTGGGCCTCCCCTTCGGGTGGATCTGCTTCCGGATGCGCGGCGCCTATTTCGCGCTGGCGACGCTGGCGCTGAACGAGGTCCTGCGGCACGGCGCGACGATCGCGGAAAAATTCACCGGCGGCATGGTGGGCATCCTCATCATGCCCTCCTTCACGTCGAAGGTCCCCTACTACTACATCGCCCTGGCGATGGCGGTGGCGAGCCTCGCGAGCCTGCAATGGGTCGTTCGCTCCAAGCCGGGGTATTACTTCGTCTCCATCCGGGAGGACCAGGATGCGGCGGAGAGCCTCGGGATCGACACGCACCTCTACAAGATGCTCTCCCTGGCGTACGC of Deltaproteobacteria bacterium contains these proteins:
- a CDS encoding branched-chain amino acid ABC transporter permease — its product is MKDNYYLHLMILFLMWVVIGSAWNLIAGYTGQVSFGDAAFFGCGAYTAGLLAHHLGVSTWWGLALGGFTAVAVGLPFGWICFRMRGAYFALATLALNEVLRHGATIAEKFTGGMVGILIMPSFTSKVPYYYIALAMAVASLASLQWVVRSKPGYYFVSIREDQDAAESLGIDTHLYKMLSLAYAAFWTGIAGALYMNYMGFIDPHVVFNLHDISIMAILVGIVGGVGTVYGPAVGAFVMVAVQEMFRSGFFGLFKWLGDASGSEGLVQVAKVLTQAHVLGFGILVVVVILVLPNGIVGDWPKIRRRVFRLGTGTGS
- a CDS encoding branched-chain amino acid ABC transporter permease → MDVFLQIIVAGLLKGGLYALIGIGMTLIMGVMGIINLAHGQLMMLAMYVTFVLNAMGVDPYISLFVAMPLLFLLGVAIQRFLLNPLIKADTILPENQVLMTVGIGMALTEIVRFIFSSDYKYITSTYSNQTFFLGNISFSSALTIAFGIAVAFTAAMFFFLIKTDLGRSIRATAQDKDAATLMGVNTGRITVITFGLGAGLVAAAGCLLAPVYYIFPDLGGPFTAKAFIITILGGLGSTVGAIFGGVTLGLAESMGATYFGMEYEDIIGLTIFVLVLLFLPGGFKRLTKI
- a CDS encoding ABC transporter substrate-binding protein, translating into MESFLKEVAKDVKTVALLYENSAFGQSSSKSFEEDAKRLGLKIVVKEGYQAGAIDFKPILTKVKAANPDMIYMVSYVMDASLLMRQSKELRINPKMFVGGGAGFTLPEFAKSAGDAANGVYSATLWIETLPFPGAKAYFDKFKKKYGSETEYHGAEAYAAMYVVADALKRAKSITPKDVREALTKTDMKTAFGPVKFISYGKKTQQNKLDTYLVQWQNGELDAVWPKNAATKKYIYPTPPWDKRK